The Chloroflexota bacterium genome has a segment encoding these proteins:
- a CDS encoding nitroreductase/quinone reductase family protein: protein MLRRKTTPERAMAEDIRTLLKIAEVVDITTTGRKSGEARRIEIRLHVLDGRLYLTGRPGMPRSWLANMAANPKTTIHLKQSIVRDVPSAASVVTDMDERRRVFALMLEREERMSHVDVDVWAATAPLAELTPV, encoded by the coding sequence ATGCTGCGGCGAAAGACCACACCGGAGCGTGCCATGGCTGAGGACATCAGGACGTTGTTAAAGATCGCCGAGGTGGTGGACATCACCACCACGGGCCGCAAGAGCGGCGAGGCCCGCCGCATCGAGATCCGGCTGCACGTGCTGGACGGGCGGCTGTACCTGACCGGCCGGCCCGGGATGCCCCGGAGCTGGCTGGCCAACATGGCGGCCAACCCGAAGACGACGATTCACCTGAAGCAGTCGATTGTGCGGGACGTGCCCTCGGCGGCGTCCGTGGTCACGGACATGGATGAGCGCCGGCGGGTCTTCGCGCTGATGCTGGAGCGCGAAGAGCGGATGTCTCACGTCGACGTGGACGTGTGGGCGGCTACCGCCCCGCTGGCTGAGCTGACGCCAGTGTAG
- a CDS encoding VOC family protein, translating to MPNPIVHFEIMGSDSAKTQEFYSDLFGWTISSDNPANYGLAFTQDDDGLGINGGIGGADQGGGIYVAVYAQVDDPQAYLDKAVSMGAKEIIPVTEVPGMPIVVAMFADPDGNCIGLVKDAQ from the coding sequence ATGCCAAACCCGATAGTCCATTTTGAGATCATGGGGTCCGACTCCGCCAAGACGCAGGAATTCTACTCAGACCTCTTTGGCTGGACGATAAGCTCGGACAACCCGGCGAACTACGGCCTAGCGTTCACGCAGGACGACGACGGCCTCGGCATCAACGGCGGCATCGGCGGCGCTGACCAGGGCGGCGGGATCTACGTCGCCGTGTACGCCCAGGTCGACGACCCGCAGGCCTACTTGGACAAGGCCGTCTCCATGGGGGCAAAGGAAATTATTCCCGTAACGGAAGTGCCGGGCATGCCGATCGTGGTCGCCATGTTTGCCGACCCCGACGGCAACTGCATCGGTCTGGTCAAGGACGCTCAATAA
- the leuD gene encoding 3-isopropylmalate dehydratase small subunit, protein MDAFTVHTGVVLPMDRVNVDTDQIIPKQFLKRVERTGYEDFLFFDWRFNADGSPNEDFVLNYPGYKDASVMVAGRNFGCGSSREHAPWALQQYGFRTIIASSFADIFYNNCLQNGLLPVRLSDKDVDHIMIQAKEVPGYQVTVDLESGTVSDNQGFNAAFSLDEFKRYCLLNGLDDIGLTLQEENAITAFESQRA, encoded by the coding sequence ATGGACGCATTCACGGTGCACACCGGCGTGGTGCTGCCGATGGACCGGGTGAACGTCGACACGGACCAGATTATCCCGAAGCAGTTCCTGAAGCGGGTTGAGCGCACAGGCTACGAGGATTTCTTGTTCTTCGACTGGCGGTTCAACGCGGACGGGTCGCCGAACGAGGACTTTGTGCTGAACTACCCGGGGTACAAGGACGCGTCGGTGATGGTGGCGGGCCGGAACTTCGGGTGCGGGTCGTCGCGGGAGCACGCGCCGTGGGCGCTGCAGCAGTACGGGTTCCGGACGATCATCGCGTCGAGCTTCGCCGACATCTTCTACAACAACTGCCTGCAGAACGGGCTGCTGCCCGTGCGCCTGAGCGACAAGGACGTCGACCACATCATGATCCAGGCCAAGGAGGTCCCGGGCTACCAAGTGACCGTGGACCTCGAGAGCGGCACGGTGTCGGACAACCAGGGGTTCAACGCGGCATTCAGCCTGGACGAGTTCAAGCGATACTGCCTGCTGAACGGCCTCGACGACATCGGCCTGACGCTGCAGGAGGAGAACGCCATCACGGCCTTTGAGTCGCAGCGGGCGTAG
- the leuC gene encoding 3-isopropylmalate dehydratase large subunit has product MPGKTMFEKIWDAHVVSEEPGKPALLYVDLHLVHEVTSPQAFDGLRMAGRRVRRPDLTVATADHDVPTTDRSLPIEDPIAVQQLEHLSNDAREFNIPLADIHSPLQGIVHVIGPEQGYTQPGKVIVCGDSHTATHGAFGAFALGVGTSEVEHVLATQTLRQARQKTMQVDVNGPLPFGVTAKDLILAIIGQIGIDGGTGHVIEYTGQGIRDLSMAGRMTVCNMSIEGGARAGMVAPDEKTFDYLRGRANAPQGDAFDEAVERWKQLPTDPDAVYDTTVVIDAAALSPMVSWGTNPGQVTQVTGRVPDPASFANPADRESAERALRYMGLEPNTPMEEIAIDRVFIGSCTNSRIEDLRDAAAVVKGLRVSDRVGAMVVPGSYAIKQQAEAEGLDRIFLDAGFEWRNAGCSMCLAMNPDQLLPHERCASTSNRNFEGRQGKDGRTHLVSPQMAAAAAIAGHFVDIREWKN; this is encoded by the coding sequence ATGCCTGGAAAGACCATGTTCGAGAAGATCTGGGACGCGCACGTTGTGTCGGAGGAGCCGGGGAAGCCGGCGTTGCTGTACGTCGACTTGCACCTGGTGCACGAGGTCACGTCGCCGCAGGCCTTCGACGGGCTGCGGATGGCGGGCCGGCGGGTGCGGCGCCCGGACCTGACCGTCGCCACGGCCGACCACGACGTTCCGACCACGGACCGCTCGCTGCCCATCGAGGACCCCATAGCGGTGCAGCAGCTCGAGCACCTTTCGAACGACGCGCGGGAATTCAACATCCCGCTGGCGGACATCCACAGCCCGCTGCAGGGCATCGTGCACGTCATCGGGCCGGAGCAGGGGTACACGCAGCCGGGCAAGGTCATCGTCTGCGGCGACAGCCACACGGCGACGCACGGGGCGTTCGGGGCGTTCGCGCTGGGCGTGGGGACGTCGGAGGTGGAGCACGTGCTGGCGACGCAGACGCTGCGGCAGGCCCGGCAGAAGACGATGCAGGTGGACGTGAACGGCCCGCTGCCCTTCGGCGTTACTGCCAAGGACCTGATTCTCGCCATCATCGGGCAGATCGGCATCGACGGCGGCACGGGGCACGTCATCGAGTACACGGGGCAGGGCATCCGCGACCTGTCGATGGCTGGCCGCATGACGGTATGCAACATGAGCATCGAGGGCGGCGCGCGGGCCGGGATGGTCGCGCCGGACGAGAAGACATTTGACTACCTGCGCGGCAGGGCGAACGCGCCGCAGGGCGACGCCTTCGACGAGGCCGTCGAGCGGTGGAAGCAGTTGCCGACGGACCCAGACGCGGTGTACGACACGACGGTCGTCATCGACGCGGCGGCGCTTTCGCCGATGGTGTCATGGGGGACGAACCCGGGGCAGGTGACGCAGGTCACGGGGCGCGTGCCGGACCCGGCAAGCTTCGCCAACCCCGCGGACCGCGAGAGCGCCGAGCGGGCGCTGCGCTACATGGGGCTGGAGCCCAACACGCCCATGGAGGAGATCGCCATCGACCGCGTGTTCATCGGCTCGTGCACGAACTCGCGCATCGAGGACCTGCGGGACGCCGCGGCGGTGGTGAAGGGGCTGCGGGTGAGCGACCGCGTCGGCGCGATGGTGGTTCCGGGCTCGTACGCCATCAAGCAGCAGGCGGAGGCCGAGGGGCTGGACCGCATCTTCCTCGACGCGGGCTTCGAGTGGCGCAACGCGGGTTGCTCCATGTGCCTCGCCATGAACCCGGACCAACTGCTGCCCCACGAGCGGTGCGCGTCGACGTCCAACCGCAACTTCGAGGGGCGGCAGGGCAAGGACGGGCGGACGCACCTGGTGAGCCCGCAGATGGCGGCGGCTGCGGCCATCGCGGGGCACTTTGTGGACATCCGGGAGTGGAAGAACTAG
- the hisF gene encoding imidazole glycerol phosphate synthase subunit HisF codes for MLTKRIIPCLDVKRGRVVKGVRFLDHRDAGDPVEMASMYNEAGADELVFYDITASSDGRSIMLDVVSQVAEQVFIPLAVGGGLRSVEDMHTMLLAGADKVSINTAAVENPDLIRQGADRFGSQCIVLGLDAMRLPGTDPVRWEVRVRTGADGGHTTHLDAIEWAARAVELGAGEIVVNSMDADGTQAGYDIELLRKLSEVVTVPVVASGGAGNPEHMLHALQEGRADAGLAASIFHYGTYSIAEVKAYLSEHGVPIRPM; via the coding sequence ATGCTGACGAAACGCATCATCCCCTGCCTGGACGTGAAGCGCGGACGCGTGGTGAAGGGCGTCCGCTTCCTCGATCACCGCGACGCCGGCGACCCGGTCGAAATGGCCTCGATGTACAACGAGGCGGGGGCCGACGAGCTGGTCTTCTACGACATCACCGCATCCTCCGATGGCCGCTCCATCATGCTGGACGTGGTGTCGCAGGTGGCGGAGCAGGTCTTCATCCCCCTGGCCGTGGGCGGGGGGCTGCGCTCCGTGGAGGACATGCACACGATGCTGCTGGCGGGGGCGGACAAGGTCTCCATCAACACGGCGGCGGTGGAGAACCCGGACCTCATCCGGCAGGGGGCCGACCGGTTCGGCTCGCAGTGCATCGTGCTGGGGCTGGACGCCATGCGCCTGCCGGGCACGGACCCCGTCCGCTGGGAGGTCCGCGTGCGCACCGGCGCCGACGGCGGGCACACGACGCACCTGGACGCCATCGAGTGGGCGGCGCGGGCCGTCGAACTGGGCGCGGGGGAGATCGTCGTCAACAGCATGGACGCCGACGGGACGCAGGCGGGGTACGACATCGAACTGCTGCGGAAGCTGTCGGAGGTGGTGACGGTGCCGGTGGTGGCGAGCGGCGGCGCGGGGAACCCGGAGCACATGCTGCACGCGCTGCAGGAGGGCCGCGCCGACGCAGGGCTGGCGGCGAGCATCTTCCACTACGGCACCTACTCCATCGCCGAGGTCAAGGCGTACCTCTCGGAGCACGGCGTGCCGATCCGGCCGATGTAG
- a CDS encoding class I SAM-dependent methyltransferase — MERTTMTTKTDQAVPSQTLADQIDPLRILAQLPLRPYQLLGDFRCGKGALTIPLAKHTFDGKVYATDESAASREELETRLAQTRLSNTVVYDPKDEDSTIEADSLDGAVVALNLSTLKTSKPAMLKRVSKALKRGGWAAIIEWTKFDADEGPALDKRLTEAELVEVGKQAGFRFAEKRDLSSRYYMVMLRK, encoded by the coding sequence ATGGAAAGGACCACGATGACCACAAAGACAGACCAAGCCGTCCCTTCGCAGACGCTGGCGGACCAGATAGACCCGCTTCGCATCCTGGCGCAACTGCCCCTGCGGCCGTACCAGCTCCTGGGCGACTTCCGCTGCGGCAAGGGAGCGCTGACCATCCCCCTCGCCAAGCACACGTTCGACGGCAAGGTATACGCGACCGACGAGTCTGCGGCGAGCCGCGAGGAGCTGGAGACGAGGCTGGCGCAGACACGCCTGTCCAACACCGTCGTCTACGACCCGAAGGACGAGGACTCCACCATTGAAGCGGACTCGCTGGACGGGGCGGTGGTGGCGCTGAACCTCTCCACCCTCAAAACGAGCAAGCCGGCGATGCTGAAGCGCGTGTCCAAGGCGCTGAAGCGCGGCGGCTGGGCGGCGATCATCGAGTGGACCAAGTTCGACGCCGACGAGGGGCCCGCGCTGGACAAGCGGCTGACGGAGGCGGAGTTGGTCGAGGTCGGCAAGCAGGCGGGGTTCCGGTTCGCGGAGAAGCGCGACCTGTCGAGCCGCTACTACATGGTGATGCTGAGGAAGTAG
- the hisA gene encoding 1-(5-phosphoribosyl)-5-[(5-phosphoribosylamino)methylideneamino]imidazole-4-carboxamide isomerase, whose translation MDVIPAIDLRGGRCVRLYQGDYDQEEVYGTDPLAVALRWQDEGATLIHVVDLDGAASGEFANLDAIRAIAEGVDVPVEVGGGIRDMEKAETLAGMGVNRLVLGTSAVEDPDFVAATIERFGAGRIVVSVDARDGWAALRGWKQPSRMRALDLMRQLTELGVERLEYTDISRDGTLTEPNFEAVTEAVNNVPAPIIAAGGIASVRHLERLAGLGVSGAIIGKALYTGAVDLREAVRLVGEIPTAG comes from the coding sequence ATGGACGTGATCCCGGCAATTGACCTGCGGGGAGGACGTTGCGTCCGTCTTTACCAGGGCGACTACGACCAGGAAGAGGTCTACGGAACAGACCCGCTGGCCGTGGCGCTGCGGTGGCAGGACGAGGGCGCAACGTTGATTCACGTCGTCGATCTTGACGGCGCGGCGTCGGGGGAGTTTGCGAACCTGGACGCCATCCGCGCCATCGCCGAGGGCGTCGACGTGCCGGTGGAGGTTGGCGGCGGCATCCGGGATATGGAAAAGGCCGAGACGCTGGCGGGGATGGGCGTGAACCGGCTGGTGCTGGGCACCTCGGCCGTGGAGGACCCGGACTTCGTGGCCGCCACGATCGAGCGCTTTGGGGCGGGCCGCATCGTCGTCTCCGTGGACGCCCGGGACGGCTGGGCGGCGCTGCGCGGGTGGAAGCAGCCCTCGCGGATGCGGGCGCTGGACCTGATGCGGCAACTGACCGAGCTGGGCGTCGAGCGGCTGGAGTACACGGACATCAGCCGCGACGGGACGCTGACGGAGCCCAACTTCGAGGCGGTGACGGAGGCGGTGAACAACGTGCCGGCTCCCATCATCGCTGCCGGGGGCATCGCGAGCGTGCGGCACCTGGAGCGGCTGGCGGGCCTGGGCGTCAGCGGCGCCATCATCGGCAAGGCGCTGTACACGGGCGCCGTCGACCTGCGGGAGGCGGTGCGGCTGGTGGGCGAGATTCCCACGGCGGGGTAG
- the hisH gene encoding imidazole glycerol phosphate synthase subunit HisH gives MSAPNIAIINYGAGNLRSVAKALESLGANVHVTVEPAEIAAADGLVLPGQGACDSAMVALEAQSLTESVKQAIVDEKPFFGVCLGLQLLFDYTEEGGAKCLGVIPGKVRKFPPGLKGPHMGWNTIEMLQPDHPVFDGVPEGSHFYFVHSYYPDPESPESTAAVTDYGLRFCCAVAQGNVVATQFHPEKSGPVGLRLYGNFLRMVQSMA, from the coding sequence ATGAGTGCGCCAAACATCGCCATCATCAACTACGGGGCGGGCAACCTCCGGAGCGTCGCGAAGGCGCTGGAGAGCCTGGGCGCGAACGTGCACGTGACGGTCGAGCCCGCGGAGATCGCGGCGGCGGACGGGCTGGTCTTGCCCGGGCAGGGCGCGTGCGACTCGGCGATGGTGGCGCTGGAGGCGCAGAGCCTGACGGAGTCGGTCAAGCAGGCCATCGTCGACGAGAAGCCGTTCTTCGGCGTGTGCCTGGGGCTGCAGCTGCTCTTCGACTACACGGAGGAGGGCGGCGCCAAGTGCCTGGGCGTCATTCCGGGCAAGGTGCGGAAATTCCCGCCGGGGCTGAAGGGGCCGCACATGGGCTGGAACACCATCGAGATGCTGCAGCCGGACCACCCGGTGTTCGATGGTGTGCCGGAGGGCAGCCACTTCTACTTCGTGCACAGCTACTACCCGGACCCGGAGTCGCCGGAATCGACGGCCGCGGTGACCGACTACGGCCTGCGGTTCTGCTGCGCCGTCGCGCAGGGGAACGTCGTCGCGACGCAGTTTCACCCGGAGAAGAGCGGCCCGGTGGGGCTGCGGCTCTACGGCAACTTCTTGCGCATGGTACAGTCTATGGCGTAA
- a CDS encoding alpha/beta fold hydrolase translates to MLPRLFTRRFPGPPIAAALLALAVVALVACSEDAPTAQCADGDVEFASSDGLPLCGRHYGSGDVTVVLAHMRPSDQESWRPFAETLADEGYAVFTFNFRGYEPSSGDKELGLIDLDLGGALDYLAIGGVERPVLVGASMGGTAAVKVAANRDVAGVVALSAPAAIDGLSAADYIASVDEPKFFMVAEDDVSARMDSAALYDASSGERFYEVFTGGEHGTDLVYGRHSELVQGRILELLELFTQ, encoded by the coding sequence ATGCTGCCCCGCCTTTTCACGCGACGATTCCCCGGCCCTCCGATTGCCGCCGCTCTGCTGGCGCTCGCGGTTGTGGCGCTTGTGGCGTGCTCCGAGGATGCACCGACAGCGCAGTGCGCGGACGGCGACGTGGAGTTCGCGTCGTCGGACGGGCTTCCGCTTTGCGGGCGGCACTACGGCAGCGGCGACGTGACGGTGGTGCTGGCGCACATGCGGCCCTCTGACCAGGAGAGCTGGCGGCCCTTCGCGGAGACGCTGGCCGACGAGGGCTACGCGGTCTTCACCTTCAACTTCCGCGGCTACGAACCATCGAGCGGCGACAAGGAGCTGGGTCTGATCGACCTGGACCTCGGCGGGGCGCTGGACTATCTGGCGATAGGGGGCGTTGAGCGGCCGGTGCTCGTGGGCGCGAGCATGGGGGGCACGGCGGCGGTCAAGGTGGCGGCCAACCGCGACGTGGCGGGGGTCGTCGCGCTCTCGGCGCCGGCGGCCATCGACGGGCTCTCCGCCGCGGACTACATCGCCAGCGTGGATGAGCCCAAGTTCTTCATGGTGGCGGAGGACGACGTCAGCGCGCGGATGGACAGCGCGGCACTGTACGATGCCTCCAGCGGCGAGCGGTTCTACGAGGTCTTCACAGGCGGCGAGCACGGGACGGACCTGGTCTACGGCCGCCACAGCGAGCTGGTGCAGGGCAGGATCCTGGAGCTATTGGAGCTGTTCACGCAATGA